A window of Coregonus clupeaformis isolate EN_2021a chromosome 28, ASM2061545v1, whole genome shotgun sequence contains these coding sequences:
- the LOC121543070 gene encoding flotillin-1-like, protein MFHTCGPNEAMVVSGFGRSPPLMIAGGRVFVLPCIQQIQRITLNTLTLNVKSDKVYTRHGVPISVTGIAQVKIQGQNKEMLATACQMFMGKSEAEVSNIALETLEGHQRAIIAHLTVEEIYQDRKKFSEQVFKVASSDLVNMGIGVVSYTLKDVHDDQDYLNSLGKARTAQVQKDARIGEAQYKRDAVIREAQAMQEKVSAQYVNEIEMAKAQRDYELKKASYDYEVNTKKAESEMAYQLQVAKTKQRIEEETMQVKVVERSQQILLQEQEITRKEMELEAKVKKPAEAERYRLERLAEAERAQLIMEAEAEAESIRMKGDAEAFALEAKGRAEAEQMAKKAEAFKQYGEGAMVDMLLEKLPLIAEEISRPLSMAQKVTMVSSGGGEVGAAKLTGEVLDIMTRLPAAVEKLTGINISQVGLSTRMG, encoded by the exons ATGTTCCACACATGTGGACCCAATGAAGCCATGGTGGTGTCTG GCTTTGGTCGTTCCCCTCCTCTAATGATCGCTGGAGGAAGAGTATTTGTCCTCCCCTGTATTCAACAGATCCAGAG gATCACCCTGAACACCCTGACTCTGAATGTGAAGAGTGATAAGGTGTACACCCGTCATGGAGTGCCCATCTCTGTCACTGGCATCGCCCAG GTGAAGATCCAGGGTCAGAACAAGGAGATGCTGGCCACGGCCTGTCAGATGTTCATGGGGAAGTCTGAGGCTGAGGTCTCCAACATCGCCCTGGAAACACTGGAGGGGCACCAGAGGGCCATCATCGCCCATCTGACTGTGGAG GAGATCTACCAGGACCGTAAGAAGTTCTCTGAGCAGGTGTTCAAGGTGGCCTCCTCTGACCTGGTCAACATGGGCATCGGCGTGGTCAGCTACACGCTCAAAGATGTTCACGACGACCag GACTACCTCAACTCCCTGGGTAAAGCTAGGACAGCTCAGGTGCAGAAGGATGCCAGGATCGGCGAGGCTCAGTACAAACGAGACGCGGTGATCCGGGAGGCCCAGGCCATGCAGGAGAAGGTGTCAGCCCAGTATGTGAATGAGATCGAGATGGCCAAAGCCCAGAGAGACTACGAGCTGAAGAAGGCCTCCTACGACTATGAGGTCAACACCAAGAAGGCCGAGTCTGAGATGGCCTATCAGCTGCAG GTGGCGAAGACGAAGCAGCGTATTGAGGAGGAGACGATGCAGGTGAAGGTGGTGGAGAGGTCTCAGCAGATCCTGCTGCAGGAGCAGGAGATCACCCGCAAGGAGATGGAGCTGGAGGCCAAGGTGAAGAAGCCGGCTGAGGCAGAGAGATACCGCCTGGAGAGACTGGCTGAGGCTGAACG tgCACAGCTCATCATGGAGGCTGAGGCAGAGGCAGAGTCCATCAGA atGAAGGGCGATGCTGAGGCGTTTGCTCTGGAGGCTAAGGGTCGTGCCGAGGCAGAGCAGATGGCTAAGAAGGCTGAGGCCTTTAAACAGTACGGGGAGGGAGCCATGGTGGACATGCTGCTGGAGAAACTACCACTG ATAGCAGAGGAGATCAGCAGGCCCCTGTCCATGGCCCAGAAGGTTACCATGGTTTCCAGCGGCGGGGGTGAGGTGGGCGCGGCCAAGCTGACCGGAGAGGTTCTGGACATCATGACCAGATTACCAGCTGCCGTGGAGAAACTCACCGGAATCAACATTTCACAG GTTGGCCTGTCCACCCGTATGGGCTGA